The Plectropomus leopardus isolate mb chromosome 7, YSFRI_Pleo_2.0, whole genome shotgun sequence genome window below encodes:
- the LOC121946181 gene encoding cholecystokinin-like: protein MQTTAVMNVGICVCVILAALSNGSLSLPSQSMSQIAEGKALVSDSLPPPSPHHTRQARSAPAPPSGHLANYNQPQEDADARNSLSQLLARLISRKGSPYHTRSSLNSRASGLAPGHRIKDRDYTGWMDFGRRSAEEYEYSS from the exons ATGCAAACAACTGcag TCATGAATGTaggtatctgtgtgtgtgttatcctGGCTGCGCTGTCCAACGGTTCCCTGAGTCTGCCCTCACAGTCCATG TCACAGATAGCTGAGGGTAAGGCTCTTGTGTCAGACAGCCTGCCTCCCCCCTCACCCCACCACACACGCCAGGCCCGCTCAGCTCCGGCGCCCCCCTCAGGGCACCTGGCCAACTACAACCAACCCCAGGAAGACGCAGATGCCCGGAACAGCCTGAGCCAGCTACTGGCCAGACTCATCTCCAGGAAAG GCTCTCCCTACCACACCAGATCCTCCCTCAATAGCAGAGCCAGCGGTCTAGCCCCCGGCCACAGGATAAAGGACAGAGACTACACCGGCTGGATGGACTTTGGAAGACGCAGTGCAGAGGAGTACGAATACTCCTCCTAA